A stretch of the Vanacampus margaritifer isolate UIUO_Vmar chromosome 6, RoL_Vmar_1.0, whole genome shotgun sequence genome encodes the following:
- the LOC144053170 gene encoding troponin I, fast skeletal muscle-like — translation MSDKKMTSSRRHHLKSLILQIAFSWLEDEKKSLAEQKEVHMAEHCPAPNLSSDQAALMEMCRKLHAAIDKLDEERYDAEAKVSKTNKELEDLNMKVVELRGVKKPALKKVRMSADSMLQALLGSRHKVTMDLRSNLKQVKKEVKEEPTEAVGDWRKNIEDKADRKKMFESS, via the exons ATGTCGGA TAAAAAAATGACCTCGAGCCGCAGGCATCACCTCAAG AGTCTGATCCTGCAGATCGCTTTTAGCTGGCTAGAAGATGAGAAGAAAAGCTTGGCGGAGCAGAAGGAAGTTCACATGGCGGAACATTGCCCCGCCCCCAACCTGAGCAGCGACCAGGCCGCGCTCATG GAGATGTGCAGGAAACTTCACGCCGCCATCGACAAGCTGGACGAGGAACGCTACGACGCCGAGGCCAAAGTGAGCAAGACCAACAAGGAG CTGGAAGACCTCAACATGAAAGTGGTGGAGCTGCGTGGCGTGAAGAAGCCGGCCCTGAAGAAGGTGCGCATGTCAGCCGACTCCATGTTGCAAGCTCTGCTGGGCTCCAGACACAAGGTCACCATGGACCTCAGGTCTAACCTCAAGCAGGTCAAGAAGGAAGTCAAGGAGGAG CCCACGGAGGCGGTGGGCGACTGGCGTAAGAACATTGAAGACAAAGCCGACAGgaagaagatgtttgagtcgtCCTGA